The Bacteroidetes bacterium GWF2_43_63 DNA segment GGTAATGTTTATGTTGCTGGATCATACTATACAGGTGGTTATGATATACACAAGTTTACTCCTGACGGAATGTCGGTCTGGAGTAAGCAGATCGGGGGTAACTCACAATGCCTTGGAACAGATAACAGAATTTACGTTGGCAGAAGTTTTTCAGGGAGCCTTTCATTCGGGAGTTCTACATTAACATCAGTTGGTGGTTCAGACATCGGAATATTTGTATATGATACTGCAGGAACACCGTTGAATGCTCATTCTTACGGGGCATTATCAAATCAAATTGTGACTAATCTTACAAATGGCTTTGATGATAAACTGATTGTTTCAGGTGAGACAAACTCCTCTCTTACTTTGGACACTATACAGCTGAATTTCACCAGCAATTGGAATTTTTTCACATTTGAGATGGATACAGCTTTTAATGTAAGTTGGGCTGCTTCTGGATCTTCCACATATGATTGGGCTGGAATAAATACGGTATTACCTTACGGAAACAACAAGTATTTTGTATCCGGTTATTTTCAGTTTAATTTAAGCTTGCCTTCAGGGACCATGAATATAGATACAATTGGCAGCACGGTCTTGTTTGCAGCAGATCTTGAATCATACGGTTTTGCATCTTCTTTTAAAGGAAAAGTCACTTATGGAGGCTCTCCAGTGGATGGAGCGTTGGTCAAATTGTTTCAGCTGGAAGATGGTGCTGCTTATTTGAGGGGAAGTGCGTTAACAGACGCTGCAGGAAATTATCAGGTGTCAGCTATTGATACCGGTGAATTTGTCCTTTCATCATCGTATATGATGCTGCCGGTAACATATTATGAAAATGCCTATCGGTGGGATTCTGCTCAGGTCTTTCATATAGTCGATGACACAATCATAAACCCTGTTGATATTTTATTTTTACAATCCCAGCAAATGTCGGGAACCGATTCAATTTCAGGTCATGTTAACCTGTTTTCGGGCGAACCTGTGTTTTATATGTCTGTTTTTTTGACAGATTTAAACGGGTCTCTGGTCTCATTCACACGAACGGATTCTTTGGGTTACTATATGTTTGAGAATGTTGATGCCGGCTCATACATGCTGTTTATTGATACTGCTGGAATGGAGCTTGCGTCAATGTATTACATTACCATTGGAACAAAAGGACATTATTCCGGGTATGATTTTATCATTGGTTCAGATGGGATTATTTATGCCGGGATTGAACAGAATCCTTCAGTTGTGATTGCCAGAATTTTCCCGAATCCGGCAAATGAAATTATTTCAGTTGTATTGCCAGGAGGAGAAATGATTTTTTCAATAAGTGTCTTCAATATGTCAGGAACATTAATCCGACATGTGGCAGGGGTCTTTTCTGACAGAATTGATTTCAGTCTCGAAGACATGGCGAAAGGTGTTTATAATTGTCGTGTTATAACCAGCTCTGGACAACTTGGTGATTACAAAATCATCAAGCTCTGATATAACAGTTTTCATGATTATTTTTTGCTGATTTATGGTTGTTGAAAAATCACACGTCGTGTTTTAAAACGCACGATGCGCGTGTTTCTTTTCCTATCCTTTTTTTCAGACAATGCAAAAGAAAACGATTGTTTTAATATGTCCATTGGTAGCAGTCAGAGATAATACTGGTTGGGTTCAGTCTCCAGGCCAAACCCATCAGTTTATTCTAAAAAGACTGTGCCCAGCGTATATTTATAAAAGATTACACCCAACGAAAAAATATTTTACTTTGTAAATTGTATTTCGTCTTATACCTAAGAAGAAAAAGTTGTTTTTATGAAAGAAAGAAACATCCTGTCCATGTCTGAAAAGGCAAGAGAGTACGCGTACTGGAAACACAACAGGCCTTCTGAAAGTCAGCGCTATGGCTCTGCTCCATATTCTATGCATTTGGAAAAAGTAGTGGAGGTGATCAAAAAGTACATTTATCTGTTGGAAGAAGAGTGTCATGAAGACGTGATTGCTGCCGGATACCTGCATGATTCGGTAGAAGATACCGATACAACTCCAGAGATGCTTAAGTCAATGTTCAACCTCCGTATTGCAGAACTGGTGCTGCGTGTATCGAACGAGCGCGGTTGGGACAAGAAGGAAATTCTGTTTAAGACACTGCCGAAAATCTGGCAAAACAAACAAGCTACATTTCTAAAAATGTGTGACCGAATTGCCAACGGATCCAATTCTAAAAAGGGAGAGGGTGAACGGGCAATATCTCTGTATAAGCGCTATAGCAGCGAATATCCAATTTTTCGCTACGCGCTGAAAGTGGAGGGAGAATTTGATGAAATGTGGCAGGAACTGGATGCTGTCTTCGACTTCGGTGCCAAATCAACAACTTGTCTGTAATAAATTATTTGTTGATTTCGTTGAGGATTTCCTGAATGTCGTCCTGGCATGATCCGCACACAGTGCCGGCCGTAGTTGCTTCTCCAACTTCTTCAACGGTTTTAAGCCCTTTTTCTTTAATGGCTTTTACGATTTCGCTTTTGTAAATCTCGTTGCAATTGCAAATGATAATATCTTCTTCCATTTTTTCTTGTAAATGTAGTCAGAAATTACCTTAATAAATGCAATAGTGACATTTATCAGCAGCAACAACTGTCAAAAAATCATCAGAATAGTTTTATGCCAACCCTTACCCCGACTCTGAAAGGCACAGTTACTTTGGGCCAGCGCTCATCGCCGAAGTTCACGTTTTCGAGATAATATTTTTCGCTATCAAATCCTGTTTCGAGCCAGCGATATCCAAGACCTAATCCAAATACAGTTTGGAAATAGATTCGATGAAGCAACCAGGCTGTAGCTTTCATTCCATATGTGACATCGAAACGCTTTCCGATTGGATCGATTGTTTCAGTAGTGAAGGCATTGGTTTCGCGATCAACAACCGATGTAGTAACAGGGAGGAACTCGTAATTACCATAACGAAATTCAATGAATGGCCCCACATTAATAATTTCATTGCCGTTAACACTGTTGAGATTTATCCACCACGAACCTTCCCAGCCTGAGTAGGTGTTGTTGTCGCCGGGCTCACCGTCATCAACCCCATACGCGCCAAAGCGACTTTTATCGGTGTACATATCGTAGGTGCAATATCGGAATCCATGACTAAATCCGGCTGTGACCAAATCGGCATGCAACGAAAGCTGATTGTATTTTGACTGCCAGATGAGTTTGCCGGGGGCAACACCAACACACAGGCCCCAGTTGTTGCGTAGCTTTTCGCGTCGTAGTTCTTTTGCCTCTTGTTCTTTTTTCTCTGCAATTTTTTGTTCAGTCGTAGTGACTCCATTGCTGTCATCGATATATTGATAATAAGCAAGAAGTTTTTCATAATCAGCAGAAGTGCTGTATTCACTCATTTTTTCAAAGATCAGATTGCACGCTTTTCTGATGCGGTCTTTAGCAGTAGAGCGATCTTCTGTGACCGAGGTTTCATCGCGCCAGGCTTTTGTTTTTTCAATGTAATCATACAACTCTTCAATAACAGAGTGATCATGCAGTTTGGCCTCGGTGAGGTAGTTGTGCGCGATTTTCTTTTCATTCATGAGCATGTTGGCATTGTACAGGCGCATCAGCTGCTGATCAACGAAAGACGATGACCCGTCATCTTTCAGGTCTTTCAGAATAACGTCGGCTGCTTCAAGTCGCTTGACATCAGTGTTTGAGAATTCAGCATCGGGCATACTCAGCTTTTTGTTTGCCAGCCAGGCTGCATATAATTCCATCATCAGAACTTTAGATTCCAATAATTCCTGATCTTTCAGGTATTCTTCAGAATTCATCAGAATGTTGTTTACTCGGATAAAGTGATATTTTTTAGCGGAATCGTTACTAATGATTCTGACAAAATCATTTCCGAGTTCCTCTTTCATCAAGCTGATATATTCGAGCCCATATTTGCGCCGGTAGTCATTGTTTTTTTGTTTACCACCATTGTAAAATCCAAGATAAACGAGATTGGAATAGCTGTTTTTTAAATCTTCTGCTTTATAAAAATCCAGTATCATATCGCTCAGCAAAATGGTGTTTTGCGTAGGTCTGATTGCAAGAGCTTTGTTTACATAGGTGTTCAGTAACTCGTCGGTGAAAATATCCTGAACGCATTTGTGTTTGCTTAAATTGAACCAGGCAATGGTCAGGTAAGTATCCGCGAGATACATGTCAATGTCTTTCGAAAAATCCGGCTGAAGCTTTCTGGCAGCATCGCAATGTTGAATGGACGACTGTAAAAGACGATATGCTTCGCGCGCTTTGTCACAAAGCTGCGTTGATTCTTCTTTGCTGTCTTTTATTTCGTTGTAAATATCCAGCGCGTCGTAGAATTCTTTACTCCAGGCATCAAGCTCTTCAAGGGCTTTTTTTTCATTTTCCTGAGCAAGCAGCAGGTACCCGAATGATGTCAGCAGTAACACAAGAAAAATTTGCTTCATGTACGTTATAAATTAATTGATGGCAAAAATACACAAATCTGTCAGCATAACAGAACTTGATTTGATTTTTTGAACAAAGTTGTAAAAAACAATGCTAAAACGCCGGGCAGCCAAACGAAACATCGCTGTATTCAAAAATTACAGATGACTTTTTTGGATCGGTGAAATAGTAATAATTCACCAGCATCCAGCTCATGCGGTCATCGACAAGTGCAAATATTTTTTTCAGAAACACATTGGTGTCAGTATTTTTCACGGCAATACTGCCATTCAGAAAGCATTTCGAAATCACTGTGCTGAAGCGGATACTGCAAAAATTCATATTGGTGTCGCGCACAATGGACGTTGCTTTTTCGATTAACGAGTCAAGTTCAATAGTGTCATTACGATTTAAAAATTGATCAAGTTCCCTTTTCTTTTCATCAGAAAAGGCGTAAGACAAATCGGCTGGATTGAAGGATACGATGAACTTGTTCTTTTTGCAGTGGAGTTGGAGAGATTCATCATCGGACTGCAGTAATATTTTTTGTTTGTGTGTGTATTCGGGCTGACTGAAACATAGAATTGCTGCAGATGCAAATATGATAAAGGCGATAATTCTCATTGAGCTTACGTTTAGTCCGAAAAAATTCCAGCTTCAAAATTAATAAAAAAGCCACCCGATTTGGATGGCTTTTCATTATTTTGACTTGAAGCGATTACTCGCCTAAAGCTAAGCGGTAGAATTTAGTCACGTTCAGATTTGGACTTACCGATTTCAGGTACTGAGCTACAGTCATGCTGCCGTCCTTGATGTAATCCTGATTCACGAGGGTGCTTTCCTTGTAGAATTTATTGAGTTTGCCCTGAGCAATTTTCTCAAGCATTTCTTCCGGTTTGCCTTCCTGGCGAGCTTGTTCTTTTCCGATTTCGATTTCCTTCGCAATGGTTTCGGCCGAAACATCGTCCTTGTCAATTGCAATAGGCTTCATCGATGCAATCTGCATGGTCACGTCTTTCCCGGCTTCGATTACTTTTTCGCCACCTTCGGTCAGACCAGCAAGGGTGCTGATGCGATGATTGTAATGGTTGTACATCACAACACAGGGAGCTTCAATGCAATCGTAATGGGTAAGGGTGATCTTCTCACCAATTTTACCAACGAGATCAGTCACGCGGTCTGCAATGCTGCGTCCGTCGATCATGAGAGCATTCAGTTCGTCGATGTTTTTCGGTTTGAAAGCGATAGCGGCGTCAGCAAATGATTTGCTGGCAGACACGAAATCGTCGTTTTTAGCAACGAAATCAGTTTCGCAGTTCATCATGATAACAGCGCCAAAGGTATTGGTATCGTCAACAGCTGCAATCACGTAGCCTTCGTTGGCTTCGCGGTCGGCGCGTTTAACGGCCAGTTTCTGTCCTTTTTTGCGAAGAATTTCAATGGCTTTTTCGAAATCGCCTTCTGATTCAACGAGGGCATTTTTACAATCCATCACACCGGCTCCGGTTAAATCGCGGAGTTTATATACGTCTTGTGCACTAATGTTTGCCATGTTTCTGAAATTTTAGTCTTTTACTTCAATATTGGTTTTGCGGTTGCCACCTTTAGGTGTTGCCTTGCTGAGAACGCGTTTGCGTTTTGGCTTGTCGGATCCGTCTTCTTCTTCACCAGCAGCTTCAATCAGGTTGCCGTCCTTGTCATATTCTTCTTCGTGCTCTTCGGTAGCCTCGACATCTTTTGTCATTTTTCTTTCTTCGAGACCTTCGTTGATAAAACCAACAACTTCCTGAAGAATGATTGAAATTGATTTTCCTGCGTCATCGTTTCCGGGAATAGGGAAGTCAACTTTTTTCGGATCTGAGTTGGTGTCAACAATTGCAAAGGTTGGGATACCCAGGATCTGAGCTTCGGCAACAGCGATGTGTTCTTTGGCAATGTCAACAACAAAAAGTGCTGAAGGCAGTTTGTTCAGGTCGGCGATTGAACCAAGGTTCTTTTCAAGTTTTTCACGTTCGCGTTTAATCTGCAGACGTTCACGTTTTGAAATGCTTGTGAAAGATGGGTCGTTGAGCATTTTATCAATGTAGACCATTTTTTTCACGGCTTTGCGGATGGTGGCAAAGTTGGTGAGCATACCGCCCGGCCAGCGTTCAACCACATAAGGCATAGAGGCATTCTTTGCAGCTTCTGCAACGATTTCCTTTGCCTGTTTCTTTGTTCCTACAAAGAGAATTTTGCGTCCTGATTTTGCGATCTGTTTCAGAGCAGCGCCTGCTTCATCCAGCTTGGCGATGGTTTTATACAGGTCGATGATGTGAATTCCGTTTTGCTCCATGAAAATATAAGGAGCCATGTTGGGATTCCATTTGCGTTTGAGGTGACCGAAGTGACAGCCGGCCTCGAGCAGTTGATCAAAAGATAAGTTTGACATTTAGATTTGTGTTATTTGTTTACATTCCTTTTGTTTGAAAAAGCAATTGCTGAGTAGCGTTTTGAACGGTCTCAGCAATTTGGATACTAAACGCGATGTCTTATGCAGACTATCGTTTAGAGAACTGGAATCTCTTCCTTGCTTTTGGACGACCAGGTTTTTTACGCTCAACCATACGTGGGTCGCGGCGCATCAATCCCTGTTCTTTCAGTGCAGGACGATATTCTTCGTTGAGTTCCACAAGGGCACGTGAAATGGCGAGACGCAGAGCCTCGGCCTGTCCTTTGTATCCGCCACCATCGAGCAGTGCTCTCACATCATATTTTCCAGTGGTACCGGTAATGATGAACGGCTGATCAATAATATATTGAAGAGTTTCGAGCGGGAAATAAATTTTATAATCCTTGCCGTTGACTGTTACGTTTCCGTTTCCGGAACTCAGTCTCAGACGGGCAACAGCTGTTTTTCTTCTTCCTAAGGTCAGAGTTTCAGACATGTCCTTTATTTGATTTCGTTAATATTCACCGATTTGGGCTGCTGGCCTTCGTGCTTGTGCTCTGTGCCTGCATAAACATACAGATTTCTGAACAATTCAGCGCCCAGCTTTGTTTTTGGAAGCATGCCCTTTACAGCCATTTCAACAACGGCTTCGGGTTTGCGTTTCAGCAAATCAGCAGGATTGGTAAAGCGCTGTCCACCAGGGTATCCCGTATGACGCACATATTCCTTATCTGTCAGCTTTTTGCCAGTCAACATCACTTTTTCAGCATTGATGACAATGACATTATCTCCGCAATCCGAATTCGGAGTGAAGCTGGGTTTGTGTTTGCCTCTGAGCATGAATGCCACCATTGCGGCAAAGCGTCCCAAAGTCTGATCTGTAGCGTCAACAATAACCCACTCTTTATTAGCGTTGGCTTTGTTGACTGATTTCGTTTTATAACTGAGCGTGTCCATTACAATTGTTTTAGAGAGAAATAGGCCCATTTTTCAATTCGGGCTGCAAAGGTAAGAAGATTTTTTTATTAACCAATACCGTTTAATAAAAAAAGTTTGAAAAACGTTAATAGTGAACACTATAGCCCTTTTGTTTTGTACCGGAACCTGTAAAATTGTTAAAAAAGTGACCCTGTTTTGCCCCGGAATTTTGTAACTTAGACCCCAAGTCACAAATTTTTGAGAACATCGTATCATGTATACCAATAGAGTATCGAACAAGGAACAAGGAAGGGTGAAGTGAAATACTGAGCATCGAACACTGAGCAAGGAACAAGTAAATTGAAGGAAGAAGGCAGTGTGAACTTTGCTTGGTTAATTTCCTTCATATTTGCGATAACTATTGTTACTCATTTCCATGCTCCATATTCACTGTGCTAATAAGCTGCGATCGCATTATAACATTCTATGCTTATACATAGATTCCCGACGGTTACATGTCCTCTTTTCTATCGGACGGTGGAATGTCGGGAATCATTTAGTGTTTCGCCAATCGGAGAATATCAATCCATAATTGGGCGCGCGTCTCCTGCTTGCAACGTTTTACGTTGACGCGTGATCTCCGGCTCAAATCCTCATTTGTAGAACACAAAACCAGCACCCCGTATTGGGCGCGCGTCTCCCGACGCGTGACCTCTGAGTTCCAATCCGTTTCAATATATTTAACGAATGCGAATTTTAAAATATGTAACTTCGCATGTTATTTAAGTG contains these protein-coding regions:
- a CDS encoding 30S ribosomal protein S2, with protein sequence MSNLSFDQLLEAGCHFGHLKRKWNPNMAPYIFMEQNGIHIIDLYKTIAKLDEAGAALKQIAKSGRKILFVGTKKQAKEIVAEAAKNASMPYVVERWPGGMLTNFATIRKAVKKMVYIDKMLNDPSFTSISKRERLQIKREREKLEKNLGSIADLNKLPSALFVVDIAKEHIAVAEAQILGIPTFAIVDTNSDPKKVDFPIPGNDDAGKSISIILQEVVGFINEGLEERKMTKDVEATEEHEEEYDKDGNLIEAAGEEEDGSDKPKRKRVLSKATPKGGNRKTNIEVKD
- a CDS encoding 30S ribosomal protein S9; amino-acid sequence: MSETLTLGRRKTAVARLRLSSGNGNVTVNGKDYKIYFPLETLQYIIDQPFIITGTTGKYDVRALLDGGGYKGQAEALRLAISRALVELNEEYRPALKEQGLMRRDPRMVERKKPGRPKARKRFQFSKR
- a CDS encoding 50S ribosomal protein L13, with protein sequence MDTLSYKTKSVNKANANKEWVIVDATDQTLGRFAAMVAFMLRGKHKPSFTPNSDCGDNVIVINAEKVMLTGKKLTDKEYVRHTGYPGGQRFTNPADLLKRKPEAVVEMAVKGMLPKTKLGAELFRNLYVYAGTEHKHEGQQPKSVNINEIK
- a CDS encoding translation elongation factor Ts, which gives rise to MANISAQDVYKLRDLTGAGVMDCKNALVESEGDFEKAIEILRKKGQKLAVKRADREANEGYVIAAVDDTNTFGAVIMMNCETDFVAKNDDFVSASKSFADAAIAFKPKNIDELNALMIDGRSIADRVTDLVGKIGEKITLTHYDCIEAPCVVMYNHYNHRISTLAGLTEGGEKVIEAGKDVTMQIASMKPIAIDKDDVSAETIAKEIEIGKEQARQEGKPEEMLEKIAQGKLNKFYKESTLVNQDYIKDGSMTVAQYLKSVSPNLNVTKFYRLALGE
- a CDS encoding nitrite reductase, whose amino-acid sequence is MEEDIIICNCNEIYKSEIVKAIKEKGLKTVEEVGEATTAGTVCGSCQDDIQEILNEINK